A DNA window from Agarivorans sp. TSD2052 contains the following coding sequences:
- a CDS encoding patatin-like phospholipase family protein — MQLMRNSLLLMLLLVITCSAVARPKIGLALSGGGAKGAAHLGVIQLLEEYQIPVDYVAGTSMGAYFGAMLAMGHSAEEIEAMTFSIHWESGFVDEVTRSELSLRKKKQQDNYQVALPLGLSQEGIQLPKGAVQGQTMAEILRFATSNLEALASFDELAIPFRAVATDMAEMKPYVIQHGDLAVAMQASMSVPGALRPVELDGKLLSDGGVVNNMPVDVLKAMGADIIIAVDIGSRLKSQDQLNSAVDVVDQLSIYLTRSGTERQIALLDVGDLLISPDMTGIDTADFSAMPLALARGREAGREPISKLAQRIGAHDSQQYIAYQQTIQQRKAKLKLHEQFVVSRIELNNHSSLSDAVILTRLQLNQGELLSKAELEQKIGQLYALGTFERVDYRISTEQGDNVIHLDTTEKSWGPGYLDMKIGLQENFSDRTEANIGVGLTLTNLNGLGAEWRNEVEIGSIKRLYTEFYTPITENLKYSWTVSAEYDKRNRRIYDITEDFDYLEAGFTDLKFRTHIAWNYQPWQEWSLGLAAKRGNIKVNGIAAEANYWLYGPYFKFDYDTLNSWAFPTSGKMLDLNLTLYNEDVDDFSSVLAPSFEMRWKYPFGWNKHHLNWFGEYGSSGSDFIIPTDAQDLGGFLRLSGFTYEQLSGRYKALTGLMYFYQLHSYQSPLFQAPVFVGGSLENGGVWNSSSDISYSTALWAGSVFVALDTSTLGPIVLSYGHNKTEQTLYLFIGNDF; from the coding sequence ATGCAGCTGATGCGAAACAGTTTATTATTAATGCTGCTTTTGGTGATTACCTGCAGTGCTGTGGCTCGCCCTAAGATAGGTTTAGCTCTAAGTGGTGGGGGCGCCAAAGGCGCAGCCCATTTAGGGGTAATTCAGCTTTTAGAAGAGTATCAGATCCCGGTTGATTATGTGGCGGGGACCAGCATGGGGGCCTACTTTGGCGCAATGCTGGCAATGGGGCATAGTGCTGAAGAAATTGAAGCGATGACATTTTCTATTCACTGGGAAAGTGGCTTTGTTGATGAGGTTACTCGCAGCGAACTGTCGTTGCGTAAGAAGAAGCAGCAAGATAACTATCAAGTCGCGCTACCTTTAGGGCTTAGTCAAGAAGGCATTCAATTGCCCAAGGGCGCTGTGCAAGGCCAAACCATGGCTGAAATTTTGCGCTTTGCCACCAGTAATCTAGAAGCGTTAGCCAGTTTTGATGAGCTAGCGATACCGTTTCGAGCGGTGGCTACCGATATGGCAGAGATGAAGCCCTATGTTATACAGCATGGTGATTTAGCGGTAGCGATGCAGGCGAGCATGTCGGTGCCGGGGGCGCTACGCCCAGTTGAATTAGACGGTAAACTGTTATCTGATGGCGGAGTTGTCAATAACATGCCGGTTGATGTGCTCAAAGCCATGGGTGCAGATATTATTATTGCGGTAGATATTGGCTCACGCCTTAAATCACAGGATCAGCTTAATAGCGCTGTAGATGTGGTAGACCAGCTTTCTATCTATTTAACGCGCTCTGGCACAGAGCGGCAGATAGCGTTATTAGACGTAGGGGATTTGCTGATCTCTCCAGATATGACAGGTATTGATACCGCTGATTTTTCTGCCATGCCACTGGCTTTAGCGCGCGGTAGAGAAGCAGGCAGAGAGCCTATCTCCAAATTGGCGCAGCGGATTGGTGCCCATGACTCGCAGCAATATATAGCCTATCAACAAACGATTCAGCAGCGCAAAGCCAAGCTAAAATTACATGAACAGTTTGTGGTGAGTCGCATTGAGCTAAATAATCATTCTAGTTTGAGTGATGCGGTTATTTTAACCCGTTTACAGCTTAATCAGGGAGAATTGCTATCTAAGGCAGAGTTAGAACAAAAAATTGGTCAACTGTATGCATTAGGTACCTTTGAGCGAGTGGATTACCGAATCAGTACCGAGCAAGGCGACAATGTTATTCACCTTGATACTACCGAAAAGAGCTGGGGGCCTGGTTATTTGGATATGAAAATTGGCTTACAAGAAAACTTTTCAGATAGAACCGAAGCCAATATAGGTGTGGGGCTAACCTTAACCAATTTAAATGGGCTTGGCGCAGAATGGCGCAACGAAGTTGAAATTGGTTCGATTAAGCGGTTGTATACCGAGTTTTACACCCCGATTACCGAGAATTTAAAATACTCATGGACCGTTTCGGCAGAATATGACAAAAGAAATCGGCGTATTTATGACATCACCGAAGATTTTGATTATCTAGAAGCTGGCTTTACAGACCTAAAATTTCGCACCCATATCGCTTGGAATTACCAGCCTTGGCAAGAGTGGTCTCTAGGGCTAGCCGCCAAGCGCGGTAATATTAAAGTGAACGGTATTGCTGCGGAAGCAAATTATTGGCTTTATGGCCCCTATTTTAAATTTGATTATGACACGCTGAATAGTTGGGCGTTTCCCACGAGCGGAAAAATGTTGGATCTGAACCTCACTTTATATAACGAAGATGTGGATGATTTTTCTAGCGTATTAGCGCCAAGCTTTGAAATGCGCTGGAAGTATCCATTTGGTTGGAACAAACACCACCTCAATTGGTTTGGCGAATATGGTAGCAGTGGCAGTGATTTTATAATTCCAACGGATGCACAAGATCTTGGTGGTTTTCTACGCTTATCGGGCTTTACCTACGAGCAGCTGTCGGGACGCTATAAAGCGCTCACAGGCTTGATGTACTTTTATCAGCTGCACAGCTATCAATCGCCGCTTTTCCAAGCGCCAGTTTTTGTTGGTGGGTCTTTAGAAAATGGCGGTGTTTGGAATAGTTCCAGCGACATTTCATATAGCACTGCGTTGTGGGCCGGTAGCGTGTTTGTGGCTTTAGATACCAGCACGTTAGGACCGATAGTTTTGTCCTATGGGCACAATAAAACCGAGCAAACTTTATATTTATTTATTGGCAATGACTTCTAA
- the lpdA gene encoding dihydrolipoyl dehydrogenase — translation MSKEIKTQVVVLGAGPAGYSAAFRAADLGLETIIVERYATLGGVCLNVGCIPSKALLHVAKVIEEAKSLAEHGIVFGEPQTDINKIRTWKEKVISQLTGGLDGMAKMRKVKVVQGLGKFTGANSLQVEGDDGVTTINFDNAIIAAGSRPVKLPFIPHNDPRVWDSTDALELKEVPGKLLVLGGGIIGLEMGTVYGALGSAIDVVEFADQLVPAADKDVVRAYTKKVKDKFNIMLETKVVAVESKTDGLYVTYEGKQAPHEPVRYDAVLVAVGRVPNGLGLDAEKAGITVTERGFIEVDKQLRTNVPHIHAIGDIVGQPMLAHKGVHEGHVAAEVISGKKHFFDPKVIPSIAYTEPEMAWVGLTEKEAKAQGINYEASVFPWAASGRAIASDCAEGMTKMIFDKESGRVIGGAVVGTNGGELLGEIGLAIEMGCDAEDIALTIHAHPTLHESVGLAAEIFEGSITDLPNAKAKKKKK, via the coding sequence ATGAGTAAGGAAATCAAGACCCAGGTGGTAGTACTGGGTGCAGGCCCTGCAGGTTATTCTGCTGCCTTCCGTGCTGCCGATTTAGGTTTGGAAACGATAATTGTAGAACGCTACGCAACCCTTGGCGGCGTATGTCTAAACGTAGGCTGTATTCCATCAAAAGCATTGCTGCACGTAGCTAAAGTGATTGAAGAAGCTAAATCACTGGCCGAGCACGGCATTGTATTTGGTGAGCCGCAAACCGATATTAATAAAATCCGTACCTGGAAAGAGAAAGTGATCAGTCAGTTGACTGGTGGCCTCGACGGTATGGCTAAAATGCGTAAAGTGAAAGTTGTTCAGGGCCTAGGTAAATTTACCGGCGCTAACTCTTTGCAAGTTGAAGGTGATGATGGCGTTACTACCATTAATTTCGACAACGCGATTATTGCTGCTGGCTCGCGCCCAGTAAAACTGCCATTTATTCCGCATAATGACCCGCGTGTTTGGGACTCAACAGATGCGCTAGAACTTAAAGAAGTTCCAGGCAAATTGTTAGTACTAGGCGGTGGTATTATTGGTTTAGAAATGGGTACCGTTTACGGTGCGCTAGGCAGTGCCATTGATGTAGTAGAATTTGCTGACCAGCTAGTACCAGCAGCAGATAAAGATGTTGTTAGAGCTTACACCAAGAAGGTGAAAGACAAGTTTAACATCATGCTAGAAACTAAAGTTGTGGCGGTTGAGTCTAAGACAGACGGCCTATACGTGACTTATGAAGGTAAACAAGCCCCGCATGAGCCAGTGCGTTATGACGCTGTACTGGTAGCGGTAGGCCGCGTACCAAACGGCTTAGGCTTAGACGCTGAAAAAGCCGGTATTACGGTGACTGAGCGTGGCTTCATTGAAGTGGATAAGCAGCTGCGCACTAACGTGCCTCATATCCACGCGATTGGCGATATTGTGGGGCAACCTATGTTGGCACACAAAGGGGTGCATGAAGGCCACGTAGCGGCTGAAGTTATCTCTGGTAAGAAACACTTCTTTGATCCTAAAGTGATCCCTTCAATTGCTTACACCGAGCCAGAGATGGCATGGGTAGGTCTTACTGAGAAAGAAGCTAAAGCTCAAGGTATTAACTACGAAGCCTCGGTGTTCCCATGGGCTGCTTCGGGGCGTGCAATCGCTTCTGATTGCGCCGAAGGCATGACTAAGATGATTTTTGATAAAGAATCTGGTCGAGTTATTGGTGGTGCGGTCGTGGGTACTAACGGCGGTGAATTGCTTGGTGAAATTGGCTTAGCCATTGAGATGGGTTGTGATGCTGAAGACATCGCGTTAACTATCCACGCTCACCCAACCTTGCATGAGTCGGTAGGTTTAGCGGCAGAAATATTTGAAGGAAGTATTACCGACCTTCCAAATGCGAAAGCCAAGAAAAAGAAAAAATAG
- the aceF gene encoding pyruvate dehydrogenase complex dihydrolipoyllysine-residue acetyltransferase, producing the protein MSIEIFVPDIGDDEVEVTEILVNVGDSVELEQSLISVEGDKAAMEVPASQAGIVKEIKVAVGDSVATNALIMIFEAEGASAAAEAPEAEAPAVSAAPVASAVELVHVPDIGDDEVEITEITVSVGDVVDAEQTLISVEGDKAAMEVPAPFAGTVKSISVAVGDNVTTGSLIMEFEVAGSAASAPAPVADTAPAAPAAKQEQQVLIPDIGDDEVEVTEVAVAVGDSVELEQTLISVEGDKAAMEVPAPFAGVVTAVKVAVGDKVKTGSLIMMFEVSAAAPAASAPAASAPAAPAPATKPAAAPAKAAAPAKAEAFVENNAYFHASPVIRRLAREFGVDLAKVKGSGRKGRIVKEDVQAYVKQAVKILESGAKAGGSGMDVAAWPSVDYSKFGEVEEVPLSRIQKISGPALHRNWVKIPHVTQFDEADISEMEAFRKEQNVIAEKQQLGFKITPLVFMLKAAAKTLESLPKFNSALSDDGNSLIMKKYINIGIAVDTPNGLVVPVVRDVNKKGIYQLSEELVEISKKARAGKLTASDMQGGCFTISSLGGIGGTQFTPIVNAPEVAILGVSRSEMKPKWNGSEFKPKLMLPLALSYDHRVIDGADGARFISTLSGLLGDIRRLVL; encoded by the coding sequence ATGAGTATTGAAATTTTTGTACCAGATATTGGCGATGATGAAGTTGAAGTGACCGAAATTCTTGTCAATGTGGGCGACAGCGTAGAGTTAGAGCAATCGCTTATTTCGGTTGAAGGCGACAAAGCTGCCATGGAAGTTCCTGCTTCTCAAGCCGGTATTGTCAAAGAAATTAAAGTGGCGGTAGGCGACAGCGTTGCCACTAACGCTTTAATTATGATTTTTGAAGCTGAAGGCGCAAGCGCAGCGGCTGAAGCTCCGGAAGCTGAGGCGCCAGCGGTGTCTGCAGCGCCAGTAGCTAGCGCTGTTGAGCTGGTACACGTACCTGATATTGGCGATGATGAAGTAGAAATTACTGAAATCACCGTCAGTGTGGGCGACGTCGTAGACGCTGAGCAAACGCTAATTTCTGTAGAGGGCGACAAAGCCGCTATGGAAGTACCCGCACCGTTCGCTGGCACGGTTAAGTCGATCAGTGTGGCTGTGGGTGACAATGTGACCACCGGTTCATTGATTATGGAATTTGAAGTGGCGGGTTCTGCTGCTTCGGCTCCCGCTCCAGTGGCAGACACGGCGCCTGCGGCACCCGCTGCTAAGCAAGAGCAACAAGTGCTGATCCCTGATATCGGTGACGACGAAGTTGAAGTGACCGAAGTAGCGGTAGCGGTAGGTGATAGTGTTGAGCTAGAGCAAACGCTGATTTCTGTAGAGGGCGATAAAGCTGCTATGGAAGTTCCGGCCCCGTTTGCGGGTGTGGTTACCGCGGTTAAGGTTGCGGTAGGTGATAAGGTGAAAACTGGTTCACTGATTATGATGTTTGAAGTGAGCGCTGCAGCGCCTGCTGCTAGTGCGCCTGCGGCGAGTGCTCCTGCAGCACCCGCGCCAGCAACTAAGCCCGCTGCCGCTCCGGCTAAAGCGGCCGCACCCGCTAAAGCTGAGGCGTTTGTAGAAAATAATGCTTACTTCCATGCATCACCGGTTATTCGCCGTTTAGCCCGTGAATTTGGCGTTGATCTAGCCAAAGTGAAAGGCTCTGGTCGTAAAGGGCGTATCGTTAAAGAAGACGTACAAGCTTACGTTAAACAAGCCGTTAAAATATTAGAGTCTGGCGCTAAAGCTGGTGGCTCAGGTATGGACGTAGCGGCTTGGCCAAGTGTCGATTATTCTAAATTTGGTGAAGTGGAAGAAGTTCCATTATCACGCATTCAGAAAATCTCTGGCCCTGCATTACATCGCAACTGGGTTAAAATTCCTCACGTTACTCAATTTGACGAAGCGGATATTTCAGAAATGGAAGCCTTCCGTAAAGAGCAAAACGTGATTGCTGAGAAGCAACAGTTAGGCTTTAAGATCACCCCATTGGTGTTCATGTTAAAAGCAGCAGCAAAAACCTTAGAAAGTTTACCTAAGTTTAATTCTGCCTTATCTGATGACGGCAACAGTCTGATAATGAAGAAATACATCAACATTGGTATTGCGGTAGATACGCCAAATGGCTTAGTGGTGCCAGTAGTACGTGATGTGAATAAAAAAGGTATTTACCAACTGTCTGAAGAGCTGGTTGAGATCTCTAAGAAGGCGCGTGCTGGTAAACTCACTGCGTCAGATATGCAAGGCGGCTGTTTCACCATTTCAAGCTTAGGTGGCATAGGCGGTACCCAATTTACGCCAATTGTAAATGCCCCTGAAGTGGCTATCTTAGGGGTGTCTCGTAGCGAGATGAAACCTAAATGGAACGGTAGTGAATTTAAGCCGAAGCTAATGTTGCCATTAGCCTTGTCTTACGACCACCGAGTGATTGATGGCGCCGACGGTGCGCGCTTCATCTCTACCTTAAGTGGTTTGCTAGGTGATATTCGCCGACTAGTACTTTAG